A single Salminus brasiliensis chromosome 20, fSalBra1.hap2, whole genome shotgun sequence DNA region contains:
- the inpp5e gene encoding phosphatidylinositol polyphosphate 5-phosphatase type IV, with translation MSKNGETIVPFQLEDEPEIESEQPPSSKSSFTIEGGDGTNTELRGTNKSSEDFQIPQDERIQETSLSPYQPHPPSLPKPPGMGKGNRNISFEEKTRRRRLQSSQESLTDPAETGSSTDSLREDSTPVLSSALGLKNGQISGGINFDRAARESPPFRDRCSSLPEADKHPSRQSRLVEQQAKPSRIILSPLQPTGAFPPLDYSVASMSLRTTNRIDRDCLDYGKRGLPERLHRNFSDSRLLDTMVADNASVNSMKSNFSALNPIRPKDVRNRSFLEGSVLGSGALLGPEELDRYFPDRHVGIYIATWNMQGEKGLPNNLDDLLLPTDTEFAQDFYIIGVQEGCPDRREWEIRLQETLGPYYVMLYAAAHGVLYLTVFIRRDLIWFCSEVEHATVTTRIISQIKTKGAVGLGFTFFGTSFLFITSHFTSGDSKVYERILDYNKIVEALALPRSLPDTNPYRSIASDVTSRFDEVFWFGDFNFRLSKDRGGVDTILTQHTGKDMGPLLQHDQLCKEMKDGSIFKGFQEAPINFPPTYKFDIGCDVYDTTSKQRTPSYTDRILFRNRQADDIKVVKYTSCSSIKTSDHRPVIGMFQVKIRPGRDNIPLGAGQFDRAVYLEGIRRRITRELKRREAVMKNQSNSTVCSIS, from the exons ATGAGCAAGAATGGAGAGACAATTGTCCCATTCCAACTTGAGGATGAACCTGAAATTGAGTCAGAACAACCACCCAGCAGCAAGAGCAGCTTTACAATAGAAGGGGGTGAtggaaccaacacagagctcaGAGGTACTAACAAGTCCAGTGAAGATTTCCAAATCCCTCAGGATGAGCGGATCCAGGAAACGAGCCTTAGTCCTTACCAGCCTCATCCGCCCTCCCTGCCCAAGCCTCCTGGCATGGGAAAAGGAAACAGAAACATCTCTTTTGAGGAAAAGACAAGGAGGAGAAGACTGCAGAGCAGTCAGGAGAGTCTCACCGACCCAGCTGAGACGGGTTCATCTACGGACTCCCTTAGGGAAGACTCGACACCTGTGCTAAGCAGCGCTTTGGGTTTAAAGAATGGACAGATCTCTGGGGGAATCAACTTTGATCGGGCAGCAAGGGAGTCCCCACCGTTTCGGGATCGATGTAGTAGCCTCCCAGAGGCAGACAAAcatccttccaggcagagtcgTCTGGTTGAGCAGCAGGCAAAACCGTCCAGAATCATCCTGTCGCCCCTGCAGCCAACAGGAGCATTTCCCCCACTGGACTACAGTGTTGCCTCCATGTCTTTAAGGACCACTAATCGGATTGACAGGGATTGTTTGGATTATGGGAAAAGGGGCCTGCCCGAGAGGCTGCACAGGAACTTCAGTGACAGCCGGCTTTTGGACACCATGGTGGCGGACAACGCCTCGGTCAACTCCATGAAATCCAACTTCAGTGCACTGAACCCAATCCGACCTAAGGATGTGAGGAACAG GAGCTTTCTGGAGGGCAGTGTGCTGGGCAGCGGAGCCTTGCTTGGGCCTGAAGAGCTGGATCGGTACTTTCCTGACAGACATGTGGGGATCTACATAGCCACTTGGAATATGCAGGGAGAGAAG GGGCTTCCAAACAACCTCGACGACCTGTTGCTTCCCACGGACACTGAATTTGCTCAAGACTTCTATATCATTGGTGTTCAGGAAGGATGCCCTGATAG GAGAGAGTGGGAGATCCGACTACAGGAAACACTCGGTCCGTACTACGTCATGCTCTACGCAGCAGCACATGGAGTGCTCTATCTCACCGTCTTCATACGAAGGGACCTCATATGGTTCTGTTCCG AGGTGGAACACGCTACTGTTACCACTCGTATCATCTCGCAGATTAAGACCAAAGGGGCAGTGGGCCTTGGCTTCACTTTCTTTGGGACATCCTTCCTCTTCATCACGTCACATTTTACTT CTGGAGATTCCAAAGTATATGAGAGAATATTGGACTACAACAAGATAGTAGAAGCTCTGGCTCTTCCCAGAAGTCTTCCTGACACCAACCCTTACCGTTCTATCGCTT CGGATGTGACCAGCCGATTTGATGAGGTCTTCTGGTTCGGGGACTTTAACTTTCGCCTGAGTAAAGACCGGGGAGGCGTGGATACAATTTTAACCCAGCACACTGGGAAAGATATGGGCCCCCTTCTCCAGCATGATCAGCTGTGCAAAGAAATGAAAGACG GCTCCATCTTTAAAGGCTTTCAGGAAGCCCCTATCAACTTCCCTCCCACCTACAAGTTTGATATTGGCTGTGATGTTTATGACACCACTTCCAAGCAGCGGACGCCTTCATACACT GATCGAATccttttcaggaacagacaagCAGATGATATTAAAGTGGTTAAGTACACCTCCTGTTCATCTATCAAGACTTCAGATCACCGTCCAGTCATTGGCATGTTCCAGGTCAAAATTCGGCCTGGTAGAGACAA CATTCCACTTGGAGCCGGCCAGTTTGACCGGGCCGTGTACTTGGAGGGCATCAGGAGGAGGATCACTAGAGAGCTGAAGAGGAGGGAGGCGGTGATGAAGAACCAGAGCAACAGCACTGTCTGCTCCATCTCCTGA
- the pmpca gene encoding mitochondrial-processing peptidase subunit alpha has protein sequence MPPSTLLRALTGTRPLTRGVSVSMQQRNRSRIISGSLHGHSQSNMATHMSSFRSWSRVQRFGIAACRQYSSSSGYPNVSLSAPLPGIPKPLFASVDGQEKHETRITTLENGLRVASQNKFGQFCTVGILVNSGSRHEAKYPSGIAHFLEKLAFSSTSQYGSKDEILLSLEKHGGICDCQTSRDTTMYAVSAEVKGLDTVVSLLSDAVLQPRLLDEEIEMTRMTVRFELEDLNMRPDPEPLLTEMIHAAAYRGNTVGLPRFCPVQNVDSIDRKLLHTYLRSYYCPERMVLAGVGIEHEQLVECARKYLLNVKPVWGVSKPDKVDRSVAQYTGGIIKMEKDMSDVSLGPTPIPELTHIMIGLESCSFLEDDFIPFAVLNMMMGGGGSFSAGGPGKGMFTRLYLNVLNRHHWMYNATSYHHSYEDSGLLCIHASADPRQVREMVEIITREFIQMAGTAGEMELERAKTQLKSMLMMNLESRPVIFEDVGRQVLATGKRKLPHELCQLISNVTASDVKRVTTKMLRSKPAVAALGDLTELPSYEHIQAALSSKDGRLPRTYRLFR, from the exons ATGCCCCCTTCTACACTTTTGAGGGCACTAACTGGGACGCGGCCCCTCACTCGAGGCGTCTCCGTTTCTATGCAACAGAGGAACCGCTCACGAATCATTTCCGGGAGTCTTCACGGTCACAGTCAGTCCAACATGGCGACTCACATGTCGAGCTTCAGGAGTTGGAGCCGCGTCCAGAG GTTTGGCATTGCTGCCTGTAGGCAGTACAGCAGTAGCAGCGGATACCCCAATGTCTCTCTGTCCGCACCACTACCTGGCATTCCCAAACCTCTGTTTGCTTCAGTTGACGGGCAGGAGAAACACGAGACTAGAATCACCACGTTAGAGAATGGCCTTCGAGTAGCATCCCAAAACAAATTTGGGCAGTTCTGCACAGTTGGAA ttttggTCAATTCTGGATCACGACATGAAGCCAAGTATCCTAGTGGGATTGCACACTTTTTAGAGAAGCTTGCTTTTTCT TCTACATCTCAGTATGGAAGTAAAGATGAAATCCTCCTGTCGTTGGAAAAACATGGAGGGATCTGTGACTGTCAGACATCCAG GGACACGACAATGTATGCAGTCTCTGCTGAAGTTAAGGGTCTGGATACTGTGGTTAGTCTGCTGTCAGATGCGGTTCTACAGCCACGTTTGTTGG ATGAAGAGATTGAGATGACCCGCATGACTGTGAGATTTGAGCTGGAAGATCTGAATATGAGACCTGATCCTGAGCCTCTGTTGACTGAAATGATCCATGCA GCAGCTTATCGAGGGAACACGGTTGGCCTGCCTCGTTTCTGCCCTGTGCAGAATGTGGACAGTATTGACCGAAAGCTGCTTCATACATACCTGCGCAGCTACTACTGCCCAGAGCGCATGGTGCTGGCAGGGGTGGGCATCGAGCATGAGCAGTTGGTGGAGTGCGCCAGGAAATACCTCTTAAACGTGAAGCCAGTGTGGGGCGTGAGCAAACCTGACAAAGTGGACCGGTCTGTGGCCCAGTATACTGGGGGAATTATAAAA ATGGAGAAGGATATGTCTGACGTGAGCCTCGGACCTACACCCATCCCAGAACTAACTCACATTATGATCGGTTTAGAGAGCTGCTCCTTCCTG GAGGATGACTTCATCCCTTTTGCTGTCCTTAACATGATGATGGGAGGAGGAGGATCCTTCTCAGCAGGCGGTCCAGGAAAAGGGATGTTTACGAGGCTCTATCTAAACGTTCTCAACAG ACATCACTGGATGTACAATGCTACTTCCTATCACCACAGCTATGAGGACAGTGGCCTCCTCTGCATTCATGCTAGTGCAGACCCACGACAG GTGCGGGAAATGGTCGAGATAATCACAAGAGAGTTTATCCAGATGGCTGGCACAGCAGGAGAG ATGGAACTGGAACGTGCAAAGACTCAACTGAAATCTATGCTGATGATGAACTTGGAGTCCAGACCTGTCATCTTTGAGGATGTGGGTCGGCAGGTTTTGGCCACAGGCAAAAGAAAGCTGCCCCATGAACTGTGCCAACTCATTA GTAACGTAACAGCCAGTGATGTCAAAAGAGTTACCACCAAGATGCTGCGTAGCAAGCCAGCTGTAGCTGCGTTGGGAGACCTCACCGAGCTGCCTTCTTACGAGCACATCCAGGCTGCACTCTCCAGCAAAGATGGTCGTCTGCCTCGCACGTACCGCCTCTTCCGGTAG